The Halanaerobiaceae bacterium ANBcell28 nucleotide sequence GGCTTAGTGCATGTATATACTCCGCATACAACTGCTGCTATCACTATAAATGAAAATGCTGATCCTGATGTTGTAGAGGATATAGTGATGGAAATTAATAAAGTAATTCCTAGAGATGATGCCTATCAACATCTAGAAGGTAATTCTGCTGCTCATATTAAAAGTAGTTTATTTGGAAGTTCCGAAACCCTAATAATTGATGATGGTAAGTTGATATTAGGAACCTGGCAAGGAGTTTATTTTTGTGAATTTGATGGAGCAAGACATCGAAGAGTGATAGTTAAAGTAATTAAAGGTTAAAATTGCTATGAGGAGTAAATTTATATTATATGCAAGTGTTTATTAATTAATATATATTTACTAAACATCTTTAAATAAAAAAGATTTTCCCCATTTTTTTAGTTTAAATAATACCAAAGTTATCAACAAGGCAAAATTGCGAACAATTCAGTTTCTCAACTGATTAGAATCAGTTATCCACAGATTACGTAAAAT carries:
- a CDS encoding secondary thiamine-phosphate synthase enzyme YjbQ, whose amino-acid sequence is MLKEINLRTNENVHFLEITNELKSIVKESGIKNGLVHVYTPHTTAAITINENADPDVVEDIVMEINKVIPRDDAYQHLEGNSAAHIKSSLFGSSETLIIDDGKLILGTWQGVYFCEFDGARHRRVIVKVIKG